The following coding sequences are from one Rhipicephalus microplus isolate Deutch F79 chromosome 3, USDA_Rmic, whole genome shotgun sequence window:
- the LOC119160502 gene encoding uncharacterized protein LOC119160502 — protein MIRLFTVLLLVKSALAGPIGSVDYESSSGVSRASSAPAYSSGRLGTGKYSANYATAPSGPASSAAAKVTALYGSSQAAENGTSTYNSASAGPRAASAHGGHPIIGTFATPVNGYAPDQGLPDFFGGYPASPYGVVPPAPFPGYAATPAGTRFDGGYAGAPAVASYDNGASVPRYDTSHANTPAGVNFDTSYAHSPAVAQFDTRTSYATSPAAAAAAAAAAAARTHTSGLTGSSPVSKFTPSPTTALGLASASHTPPTSTEAPSNVIGARLAGTGPHGKPLVEPVYASPFAAPGVSNGQPVPVLIYPSLSQGPPVFAPAYYGYGIPDLGYGVGSYEYGRGLIGYGLNYGYGLGTPLEYNALVRKKK, from the exons ATG ATCCGCCTTTTCACTGTTCTGCTCCTTGTGAAGTCAGCTCTCGCTGGCCCAATCGGCAGTGTAGACTACGAATCAAGTTCTGGTGTTTCGCGTGCTTCTTCAGCTCCCGCATACAGCTCCGGTCGTCTTGGAACCGGCAAGTATTCAGCCAATTACGCCACTGCGCCTAGTGGGCCTGCTTCTTCAGCTGCCGCAAAAGTCACAGCTCTCTATGGTTCATCCCAAGCTGCCGAAAATGGCACCTCAACATACAACAGTGCTTCAGCTGGCCCCAGGGCTGCAAGCGCCCACGGCGGGCATCCAATTATCGGCACATTCGCTACGCCAGTTAATGGCTACGCCCCTGATCAAGGCTTGCCAGACTTCTTTGGGGGCTACCCTGCCTCACCTTATGGTGTAGTCCCTCCAGCGCCTTTTCCCGGCTATGCCGCTACCCCGGCTGGGACGAGGTTTGATGGTGGCTACGCCGGTGCCCCAGCCGTAGCAAGCTACGACAACGGTGCGTCTGTACCAAGGTATGACACCAGCCATGCCAACACACCAGCTGGGGTGAACTTTGATACCAGCTACGCCCATTCCCCAGCTGTAGCGCAATTTGACACGCGTACCAGCTACGCCACTTCTCcagcggctgcggcggctgcggctgctgcggCGGCAGCCCGCACCCATACTTCTGGTCTCACTGGATCCTCACCAGTGAGCAAGTTTACTCCAAGCCCCACCACTGCTCTTGGACTTGCAAGTGCTTCGCATACTCCACCCACCTCTACTGAAGCTCCTAGCAACGTTATCGGCGCTCGGCTTGCCGGTACTGGCCCACATGGGAAACCTTTGGTTGAGCCAGTCTATGCTTCCCCCTTTGCTGCTCCAGGTGTCTCCAATGGGCAACCTGTCCCAGTTTTAATTTATCCTAGCTTGTCTCAAGGCCCTCCAGTCTTTGCCCCCGCCTACTACGGCTACGGCATTCCCGATCTTGGTTATGGTGTTGGTAGCTACGAGTATGGCCGTGGTCTAATCGGCTACGGACTCAACTACGGCTACGGTCTGGGCACTCCACTCGAATACAACGCTCTGGTGCGCAAGAAGAAGT AA
- the LOC119172675 gene encoding uncharacterized protein LOC119172675 — protein MSPGGTNIRICIVLALATSAFAGFVGTAGYTYGLGVAAPAVAAYHAAPAIATVAHAPIATAVAAPAIASYVAAPVVTTAPAVRKIATTYHTPAVATVAHAPVIAAAPAVTYAAAPAVAAVHAAPAVATTTVHHAPAATVAHAAYHAAPVYGYGIGTLGYGVGHYGFGHGLLGYGLNYGYGLGTPIQYGALLHKKFVGWGKMNYQRIM, from the exons TTCTGGCTCTTGCCACCAGCGCTTTTGCTGGCTTCGTCGGCACCGCCGGCTACACCTACGGCCTTGGCGTGGCTGCCCCAGCTGTGGCTGCCTATCACGCTGCTCCCGCTATCGCCACCGTTGCCCACGCTCCAATTGCCACGGCTGTCGCTGCTCCAGCAATTGCAAGTTACGTGGCTGCTCCAGTTGTGACCACTGCTCCAGCTGTGAGAAAGATTGCCACGACCTACCACACTCCCGCTGTCGCCACTGTCGCCCATGCTCCAGTTATCGCCGCTGCCCCAGCTGTCACTTACGCTGCAGCccctgctgttgctgctgttcaCGCCGCTCCAGCAGTAGCCACTACCACAGTCCACCACGCTCCAGCGGCCACAGTTGCGCACGCAGCGTACCACGCTGCCCCAGTTTATGGCTACGGTATTGGCACCCTCGGCTATGGCGTTGGTCACTATGGTTTCGGCCATGGTCTTCTCGGCTACGGTCTGAACTATGGTTATGGTCTTGGCACTCCGATCCAATATGGTGCTCTCCTCCACAAGAAAT TTGTTGGCTGGGGCAAAATGAACTATCAGCGTATTAtgtaa